Below is a window of Phyllopteryx taeniolatus isolate TA_2022b chromosome 16, UOR_Ptae_1.2, whole genome shotgun sequence DNA.
CATGCAACTACAGCTTGATGAAGCTCGTCACCcccgaggacgacgacgacgaagacgaCGAGAGAAGCGGAAACGTCAAGTCGCCGGCGAGAGAAGACAAGGACGACGGCGACACGCTCAACGCCTCGCAGGAAGCGGCGGGCTTCAGCAACATCAGCTTCTTCGCCCCGGCGAGCATCGATAGGTCTCACGTGACTCTAGACCTGGACGGCATCGTGCAGGTGCTGGACCGCCACCTCCACGACGCCTCCACGGGCATGATGACGCGCATCGCCGTGCTGAAGTGGCTTTACCACCTCTACATCAAGACGCCGCGTAAGATGTTCCGCCACACCGACAGCCTCTTCCCCATGCTTCTCAAAACCCTCTCGGACGAGTCGGACGAGGTGATCCTCAAAGATCTGGAGGTGCTGGCAGAGATCGCCTCGTCGCCCGCCGGGCAGATGGACCCGGCGGCGACCTGCGACGGGGTTGACAGCGGGCCGGCGCTCAAGGTGCCGGACAAGGCGGGAAAGACCGGCGGCGCCGAATCCTCCCCGTCCACCCCGAGCATGAATTCATACTTCTACAAATTCATGATCAACCTCCTGAAACGCTTCAGCGTCGAGAGGAAGCTCCTGGAAAGCCGGGGGGCGTTCATCATCCGCCAGCTGTGCCTGCTCCTCCACGCCGAGAACATCTTCCACTCCATGGCGGACATCCTCCTCAAGGAAGAGGACCTGAAGTTCGCCTCCACCATGGTGCAGACGCTCAACACCATCCTGCTCACGTCGGCCGAGCTCTTCCAGCTGCGCAACCAGCTGAAGGACCTCCGCACGGCCGAGAACTGCGCGCTCTTCTGCTGCCTGTACCGCTCGTGGTGCCACAACCCCGTCGCTACCGTGTCGCTCTGCTTCCTCACGCAGAACTACAAGCACGCCTATGACCTCATCCAGAAATTCGGTGGGCTGGAGGTGACGGTGGACTTCCTGATGGAGGTGGACAAGCTGGTGCAGCTGGTGGAGAGCCCAATCTTCACCTACCTGCGTCTGCAGCTCCTGGACGTGGAGGGCAACCCGTACCTGATCAAGGCGCTGTACGGGCTGCTGATGCTTCTGCCGCAGAGCCAGGCCTTCCAGCTGCTCTCCCACCGCCTGCAATGCGTGCCCAACCCGGAGCTCATGCGGACGGTGGACGGGTCCGAGCGCGGCGACGCCAAGGAGCGAGGCGTGGCGGCCTGCGAGCGAGCCCCGCACGCCCACGTGGACTACGGCGAGCTGCTGCGCCACTTCGACTGCGTGCAGGGCAAACACCTGGAGGTGCGCCACCAGCGCTCGGGGCGCGTGGCCGAGCTGCCCGACAGGAAGCTGATGTGAGCCTGCCCCATACTGGAAAACGTTGAAACGGTGAGATTATTGGgaccaaatgtaaatattatcaGTTTATCCATACACTGGCATGACGAGAATGTATCCAATCCATCCGTTATctaaccctgg
It encodes the following:
- the vac14 gene encoding protein VAC14 homolog, with the translated sequence MNTEKDFSPLTPNIVRALNDKLYEKRKVAALEIEKLVREFVAQNNSTQIRHVIQILASEFALSQHPHSRKGGLIGLAACSIALGKDSGLYLKELIEPVLTCFNDSDSRLRYYACEALYNIVKVARGAVLAHFNLLFDGLSKLAADPDPNVKSGSELLDRLLKDIVTESNKFDLVAFVPLLRERIYSNNQYARQFIISWIHVLESVPDINLLDYLPEILDGLFQILGDNSKEIRRTCEVVLGEFLKEIKKTPSSVKFAEMANILVIHCQVADESKLTNDLIQLTAMTWMREFIQLAGRAVLPYSSGILTAVLPCLSYDDRKKNTKEAASACNYSLMKLVTPEDDDDEDDERSGNVKSPAREDKDDGDTLNASQEAAGFSNISFFAPASIDRSHVTLDLDGIVQVLDRHLHDASTGMMTRIAVLKWLYHLYIKTPRKMFRHTDSLFPMLLKTLSDESDEVILKDLEVLAEIASSPAGQMDPAATCDGVDSGPALKVPDKAGKTGGAESSPSTPSMNSYFYKFMINLLKRFSVERKLLESRGAFIIRQLCLLLHAENIFHSMADILLKEEDLKFASTMVQTLNTILLTSAELFQLRNQLKDLRTAENCALFCCLYRSWCHNPVATVSLCFLTQNYKHAYDLIQKFGGLEVTVDFLMEVDKLVQLVESPIFTYLRLQLLDVEGNPYLIKALYGLLMLLPQSQAFQLLSHRLQCVPNPELMRTVDGSERGDAKERGVAACERAPHAHVDYGELLRHFDCVQGKHLEVRHQRSGRVAELPDRKLM